Proteins encoded within one genomic window of Thermodesulfobium sp. 4217-1:
- a CDS encoding 4Fe-4S binding protein: MRGRMCGHKNGGHHKGRSLGRFSRKSFGSAAGVGLLDSGAESPQPSLTEATGSAALKSPKKLKVARVDPILCKGCEVCLRFCKKGAISMVDGRAFVDETKCVGCGACAKGCKNGAINLVDRL, encoded by the coding sequence ATGAGAGGTCGAATGTGCGGACATAAAAACGGCGGACACCATAAAGGAAGGTCTTTAGGACGTTTTTCAAGAAAGAGCTTTGGGAGCGCTGCTGGTGTGGGTCTTCTTGACTCCGGGGCAGAAAGCCCTCAGCCAAGCCTGACTGAAGCTACTGGGAGTGCTGCTCTGAAAAGTCCAAAAAAATTAAAGGTTGCAAGAGTAGATCCTATCTTGTGCAAGGGTTGTGAGGTATGTCTAAGGTTTTGCAAAAAGGGAGCAATATCAATGGTAGATGGCAGGGCATTTGTGGATGAGACTAAATGTGTGGGCTGTGGAGCTTGTGCAAAGGGCTGCAAAAATGGTGCTATAAATTTAGTTGATAGGTTATGA
- the tsaD gene encoding tRNA (adenosine(37)-N6)-threonylcarbamoyltransferase complex transferase subunit TsaD, translating into MIVLGIETSCDDTGIALVKDGILIYEVRSTQEEVHKKFGGVVPEVASREHFKTLLPLYDIIKEKFSEHIDAVAVTVGPGLPGSLSLGLCFAKTIALYEGVKIVGVNHLEAHLLACLLENRYPKFPCLGVIVSGGHTEMILWSGWGVYKRIGWTVDDAIGEVIDKIGREMGISYPAGSEIERLSQGAKGEIKISKLKMEGYMMSFSGIKTAALRVFRKIASKEDYSAFALGLQNSLFGSLSSKIERVIEDHQIKEIVLGGGVAANKILRDKVGEVCSEHSLSLMVPSPKFCADNAAMVAICGYDMILRGISDDLSLDYRSDWKIKI; encoded by the coding sequence ATGATAGTTCTTGGGATAGAAACGTCCTGTGACGATACAGGCATAGCACTGGTAAAGGACGGCATCTTGATTTATGAGGTAAGGTCTACGCAAGAAGAGGTTCACAAGAAGTTTGGCGGTGTAGTGCCAGAAGTGGCTTCGCGAGAGCATTTTAAGACTCTTTTGCCGCTTTATGACATTATAAAAGAAAAATTTAGCGAGCACATTGATGCGGTAGCCGTGACTGTAGGCCCTGGACTTCCCGGCTCTCTTTCATTGGGACTTTGTTTTGCAAAGACTATAGCTCTTTATGAAGGGGTTAAAATAGTTGGGGTAAATCATCTTGAAGCGCACTTGCTGGCTTGCTTGCTGGAGAATCGTTATCCAAAATTTCCTTGTTTGGGCGTGATAGTTTCGGGTGGTCATACCGAGATGATTTTGTGGAGCGGGTGGGGCGTTTACAAAAGAATTGGCTGGACAGTAGACGATGCGATAGGGGAGGTAATCGATAAGATAGGCAGAGAGATGGGCATATCATACCCTGCTGGGAGCGAGATAGAGAGATTATCTCAGGGGGCTAAAGGCGAAATCAAGATATCAAAGCTGAAGATGGAAGGCTATATGATGAGTTTTAGTGGGATAAAGACGGCTGCTTTAAGAGTTTTTAGAAAAATTGCTTCAAAAGAGGATTATTCTGCATTTGCCCTGGGGCTTCAAAACTCACTGTTTGGCTCTCTTTCTTCAAAGATTGAAAGGGTGATAGAAGACCATCAGATAAAAGAAATCGTGCTGGGTGGCGGAGTGGCGGCAAATAAGATTCTGAGGGATAAGGTGGGCGAGGTTTGCAGCGAACACAGCTTGAGTTTGATGGTACCCTCTCCAAAATTTTGCGCTGACAACGCTGCTATGGTAGCAATTTGTGGATATGACATGATTCTTAGAGGCATTTCAGATGACTTGAGCCTGGATTATAGATCAGATTGGAAGATTAAAATTTGA
- a CDS encoding Nramp family divalent metal transporter, with product MISLLKDFKTKHKANLTVLNWSRYLGPGILITVGFIDPGNWASNIAAGSDYSYSLLWMVTLSTIMLILLQQNASKIGMVTGLCMSEATMKFLKPIYGYLILGTAVIACVFTYFAEVLGAAIALNMLFKIPLIIGAVLTSLVVVFMLYSQSYAHIEKYIIAFVSLIGFSFIYELSIINVDWRAASVGWVVPSVPHGSIFVILSVLGAVVMPHNLFLHSEIVQSRKFDVSDEKKFKKQVRMSYLDTIFSMGIGWAINSAMIILAAATFFAHGLHVDELQKAQKILVPLIGDTSSLVFALALLFAGFSSSITASMAGGTIFAGIFSEPYDVKDIHTKGGIFITVFFALILMLFTSDPFQGLLLSQVLLSFQLPITIILQLYLTSRTSVMGIYKNSRLLNAILWIIAIIVIYLNALLLLQT from the coding sequence ATGATTTCTCTGCTTAAAGATTTTAAGACCAAGCACAAGGCAAACCTAACTGTCTTAAATTGGTCAAGATATCTTGGTCCTGGCATTCTGATCACTGTGGGATTTATAGACCCTGGCAACTGGGCATCGAACATTGCTGCTGGCTCTGACTATTCTTATAGTTTGCTTTGGATGGTTACTCTTTCTACAATAATGCTAATTTTGTTGCAGCAAAATGCATCAAAGATAGGTATGGTTACGGGACTTTGTATGTCTGAGGCAACTATGAAGTTTTTAAAGCCGATATACGGCTACTTGATTCTGGGGACTGCAGTGATTGCCTGTGTTTTTACCTATTTTGCAGAGGTTTTGGGGGCGGCGATTGCACTTAACATGTTATTTAAGATACCCTTGATAATAGGTGCGGTTCTCACGAGTCTAGTGGTAGTTTTTATGTTATATTCACAGTCGTATGCACACATTGAAAAATATATTATAGCGTTTGTTTCACTGATAGGTTTTTCTTTTATATACGAGCTCTCAATCATAAACGTCGACTGGAGAGCTGCTTCTGTTGGTTGGGTGGTGCCCAGTGTGCCTCATGGATCAATTTTTGTTATATTGAGCGTATTGGGTGCGGTAGTAATGCCTCACAACTTGTTTTTGCACTCTGAGATAGTACAAAGCAGAAAATTTGACGTAAGCGATGAAAAAAAATTCAAAAAACAGGTTAGGATGTCATATCTTGATACAATATTTTCAATGGGGATAGGTTGGGCTATAAATAGTGCGATGATCATCCTGGCTGCGGCAACCTTTTTTGCACATGGACTTCACGTGGACGAGCTCCAAAAGGCACAAAAGATCCTTGTGCCACTGATTGGCGATACGTCATCTCTTGTATTTGCTCTGGCCTTACTGTTTGCGGGCTTTTCATCCTCTATCACTGCGTCTATGGCTGGGGGGACTATATTTGCGGGGATATTTTCTGAACCGTATGACGTAAAGGATATCCATACTAAGGGCGGGATATTCATAACAGTATTTTTTGCTCTGATTTTAATGCTTTTCACATCGGACCCGTTTCAGGGGCTTTTATTGTCCCAGGTGCTCCTTAGCTTTCAGCTTCCTATCACGATTATCTTGCAGTTATATCTTACGTCGCGGACAAGCGTTATGGGTATATACAAGAATTCCAGGCTTTTAAACGCTATTCTTTGGATAATCGCAATAATCGTCATATATTTAAATGCACTTTTGCTCTTGCAAACCTAA
- a CDS encoding indolepyruvate oxidoreductase subunit beta, with the protein MDKIDFLFVGVGGQGVLTASRLISHVGFKSGYDVKLTEVHGMAQRGGSVESAVRLGKKVHSPLLSKGEVDFLVSFECLEAARYLEYLKPEGKLLVSDEMLSPLPVISGKAEYPADIMDKIRDIGFDFELINASKLAKDLGNPKTINIIMMGLLSKYLDISEDVWIECIKEFLPEKLHEINIKAFMLGRKVS; encoded by the coding sequence ATGGATAAAATTGATTTCTTATTTGTAGGAGTAGGCGGACAGGGGGTCTTAACGGCATCCAGATTGATATCCCATGTGGGATTTAAGAGCGGATATGATGTAAAGCTAACTGAGGTTCACGGTATGGCCCAAAGGGGTGGGAGCGTAGAGAGTGCTGTTAGACTAGGCAAAAAAGTTCATTCGCCTCTTCTGTCAAAGGGTGAGGTGGACTTCCTTGTGTCGTTTGAGTGTCTGGAGGCTGCAAGATATCTGGAATATCTAAAGCCAGAAGGCAAGCTATTGGTCTCAGATGAGATGCTATCGCCCTTGCCTGTAATATCGGGAAAGGCTGAATATCCTGCTGATATAATGGACAAGATTAGGGATATTGGCTTCGATTTTGAGCTGATCAATGCCTCAAAATTAGCAAAGGATCTGGGAAATCCCAAGACAATAAATATTATTATGATGGGCTTGCTCTCAAAATATTTAGATATTTCAGAGGACGTTTGGATAGAGTGTATAAAAGAATTTTTGCCAGAGAAATTGCACGAAATAAATATAAAGGCCTTTATGTTGGGGAGAAAAGTTAGTTAG
- a CDS encoding phenylacetate--CoA ligase, which produces MKYFKPEVELLPRKEIVSLQESRLRRLARYVYEFVPFYRKRFNELGVSPTDIRDIDDIRRLPFTLKSDLRDNYPFGMFAVNRGEIVRLHASSGTTGKPTVVGYTQNDLNIWSELVARALVGAGVSKYDTVHIAYGYGLFTGGLGLHYGVERLGGTVVPSSGGQTKRQIQLIMDFEATAIACTPSYLLHLADVAEDMGLSLKDSKLRVGVLGAEPWSEEMRKRIEDRLDFTAVDIYGLSEIMGPGVACECLEKDGLHVAEDAFIAEVVDPVTLEPLPPGEVGELVITTLLKEGIPLIRYRTRDLTRLNVEPCVCGRTHARISRILGRSDDMLIIRGVNVFPSQIESALAQVEGTSPHYLIIVDRDKDLDTIEVWVEVLPELFTSEVRSLERLQKKVSDSIYNICGISVKVKLVEPKSIERSEGKAKRVIDKRKLNK; this is translated from the coding sequence ATGAAGTACTTTAAACCCGAAGTGGAACTGTTGCCCAGGAAAGAGATAGTTAGCCTACAGGAATCAAGACTTAGAAGATTGGCGCGTTACGTATATGAGTTTGTGCCGTTTTACAGAAAGAGGTTCAACGAGTTAGGAGTCAGTCCTACTGATATTCGAGATATTGACGATATCAGAAGACTCCCTTTTACGTTAAAGAGCGATCTAAGAGATAATTATCCGTTTGGCATGTTTGCGGTAAATAGAGGAGAGATAGTCAGGCTTCACGCATCGAGTGGCACGACGGGAAAGCCTACAGTGGTTGGGTATACTCAAAACGATCTAAATATTTGGTCTGAGCTGGTAGCAAGAGCCCTTGTGGGGGCTGGAGTCAGCAAGTATGACACTGTACACATTGCATACGGATATGGTCTTTTTACGGGCGGCTTAGGGCTTCATTATGGCGTTGAGAGGCTTGGCGGCACGGTAGTGCCATCTTCTGGAGGTCAGACGAAAAGACAGATTCAGCTCATAATGGACTTTGAGGCTACAGCTATCGCATGCACACCATCTTACCTCTTACACCTTGCTGATGTGGCAGAAGACATGGGCTTGAGCTTGAAAGACTCAAAGTTAAGGGTTGGAGTGCTGGGCGCTGAACCGTGGTCTGAAGAGATGAGAAAGAGAATAGAGGATAGATTAGACTTTACGGCTGTAGATATATATGGACTTTCTGAGATAATGGGTCCAGGAGTAGCCTGTGAATGCCTTGAAAAGGATGGGCTTCACGTGGCAGAGGATGCCTTTATAGCAGAGGTTGTCGATCCTGTTACCTTAGAACCCCTGCCGCCTGGCGAGGTTGGAGAGTTAGTAATAACCACCCTTTTGAAAGAAGGAATACCTCTCATCAGATACAGGACGAGGGACCTGACAAGGCTAAACGTTGAGCCCTGTGTATGCGGCAGGACTCATGCAAGGATCTCCAGAATCCTTGGTAGGTCTGATGATATGCTTATTATCAGAGGAGTAAACGTATTTCCTTCTCAGATCGAGTCTGCTTTGGCTCAGGTGGAAGGAACCTCGCCTCACTACTTGATAATAGTAGATAGAGATAAGGATTTGGATACTATCGAGGTGTGGGTTGAGGTTTTGCCAGAGCTATTTACATCAGAAGTGAGATCCCTTGAGAGACTTCAAAAGAAGGTGTCGGATTCTATTTACAACATTTGTGGCATATCCGTAAAGGTAAAGCTTGTCGAACCAAAGAGCATAGAGAGGTCAGAGGGCAAGGCTAAAAGGGTGATAGACAAGAGAAAACTTAATAAATAA
- a CDS encoding amino acid-binding protein: MKVRQLAIFMENRAGRLAELTEVLAKGKLDIRGFSVADTAEYGIFRVLVDDPVKAKEMLKNEGFTVKETDVVCVDVPDTPGGLYNTLKILADEDINVEYLYSGVGGFVVFDLSDTEKGIKVLQDKNIGILSHSDIVSRKICN, encoded by the coding sequence ATGAAGGTAAGACAATTGGCAATATTTATGGAGAACAGAGCAGGAAGGCTTGCTGAATTGACAGAGGTTTTGGCTAAAGGAAAGCTCGACATCAGGGGGTTTTCTGTGGCCGATACTGCAGAGTATGGCATATTTAGGGTTCTTGTAGACGATCCAGTAAAGGCTAAAGAGATGCTGAAAAATGAAGGATTCACTGTAAAAGAGACCGATGTGGTGTGTGTGGACGTTCCTGATACTCCTGGCGGGCTGTATAACACTTTGAAGATTCTTGCCGACGAGGACATAAATGTAGAGTATCTTTATTCTGGGGTTGGCGGATTTGTAGTGTTTGATCTTTCTGATACTGAAAAGGGGATAAAGGTTCTGCAGGACAAAAATATTGGAATACTATCCCATTCTGATATCGTATCGAGAAAAATTTGTAATTAA
- a CDS encoding DUF3373 family protein: protein MRKLAFVFVVASLIASLAVPAMAGPFSDVPANSWAYKAVQDLAAKGLVIGYGDGTFRGDRLATRYEMAMVVARMLDTYEKGQNAQDQKIQLNANDIATLMKLAEEFKSELASLNVRVSALEKRAALDTVNFTGDARFRFGSEKATYYGLNPYSHTPTAPNANVVSLSTTGPSANGYIVGTLTDPAGYYWSGTFPHGTTLYDPNGNLAINGVPVAKSDAKNNTFMRYRVRLNVAAPVADNIAFNARLTMEKNAGVNSNGSSNSNPIYASLTGYNDDSNTLYVERSYITWTLNPYPVTFVLGRLPTMDSGAYYSNLFMDTGTEGGMIIFDLSNMLPSTSVSAAWVKLFDSGSVTSTAESQGLKDKDLYILNLKTKLFDTIGLEADYGSISKFSMFPYSDTDNDIYNYNYGKYSSWAIIANWNIYNINMWAGYNGTFTDMPNGVSGPLNMSGFVSPSPYTYTSIGSVSGGAFRIGATIPLPVGALTGDFWFGNNKWYNPLIINTMGSTDYKDYYNVYYTLPVAKNATLTLNYDYWKGKKPYQTNAGSIYGYNYYTYYTFNPDQVDKDQRYYIQMDVKF from the coding sequence ATGAGAAAATTAGCTTTTGTTTTCGTAGTAGCATCACTAATCGCCTCCCTTGCAGTTCCAGCTATGGCAGGACCATTCTCAGATGTACCAGCTAATTCTTGGGCATACAAAGCAGTGCAAGATTTAGCAGCAAAAGGATTGGTCATTGGTTATGGAGACGGAACTTTTAGAGGTGACAGACTTGCCACTCGTTATGAGATGGCAATGGTAGTTGCAAGAATGCTCGACACCTATGAAAAAGGTCAAAACGCACAAGATCAAAAGATCCAGTTAAATGCTAACGACATCGCAACACTTATGAAGTTAGCAGAAGAGTTTAAGTCAGAATTAGCTTCTCTAAACGTCAGAGTTTCAGCGCTTGAGAAGCGAGCAGCTCTTGACACTGTGAACTTCACAGGAGATGCAAGATTTAGATTTGGCAGCGAAAAGGCGACATATTATGGGCTGAATCCATATTCCCATACTCCTACTGCTCCAAATGCAAATGTCGTTTCGCTCAGTACTACTGGGCCTTCTGCCAATGGATACATCGTGGGGACACTTACCGATCCTGCAGGATATTACTGGTCTGGAACCTTCCCTCATGGCACCACTCTTTATGATCCTAATGGGAATCTTGCTATAAATGGTGTTCCTGTAGCAAAAAGCGATGCAAAGAACAATACTTTTATGCGTTATAGGGTAAGGCTAAATGTTGCAGCACCAGTTGCAGACAACATAGCCTTCAATGCAAGGCTTACTATGGAGAAGAATGCCGGAGTAAACAGCAATGGATCTTCTAATAGTAATCCAATTTATGCATCACTTACAGGTTACAACGACGATAGCAACACCCTTTATGTAGAGAGATCTTACATCACATGGACTCTTAACCCATATCCCGTAACCTTCGTCCTTGGTAGACTTCCTACCATGGATTCAGGTGCATATTACAGCAACCTGTTTATGGACACAGGTACAGAGGGTGGAATGATTATATTTGATCTTAGCAATATGCTTCCGTCTACCTCAGTTTCAGCTGCATGGGTAAAGCTCTTTGATTCAGGCTCGGTTACCTCTACTGCTGAGAGTCAAGGTTTGAAAGACAAAGATCTCTATATCCTCAACCTAAAGACGAAACTCTTTGACACAATAGGACTTGAGGCAGACTACGGCTCTATTTCAAAGTTTAGTATGTTCCCATATTCAGATACTGATAACGATATATATAACTATAACTATGGTAAATATAGTTCATGGGCAATCATAGCAAACTGGAACATCTATAACATAAATATGTGGGCAGGATACAACGGTACATTTACAGATATGCCAAATGGAGTTTCTGGACCTTTAAATATGTCTGGATTTGTTTCCCCTTCTCCATACACCTACACAAGCATTGGCTCTGTTAGCGGTGGAGCATTCAGAATTGGTGCTACCATTCCCCTTCCAGTAGGAGCCCTCACAGGCGACTTCTGGTTTGGCAACAACAAGTGGTATAATCCATTGATAATAAATACTATGGGCTCAACTGATTACAAAGACTACTACAACGTCTATTACACTCTCCCTGTAGCAAAGAATGCAACCCTGACTCTTAACTACGACTACTGGAAAGGTAAGAAGCCTTATCAAACTAATGCTGGCAGCATTTATGGGTACAATTATTATACCTACTATACCTTTAACCCAGATCAAGTTGATAAGGATCAAAGATACTATATTCAGATGGACGTAAAGTTCTAA
- a CDS encoding phenylacetate--CoA ligase, which translates to MIFNPDYECMPRKRIKDLQLSRLRGVLSRVWENVKFYREKIEEKGLSLKDLRTLEDFAKFPFTVKQDLRDTYPFGLFAVPERDVVRLHASSGTTGKPTVVGYTARDLQTWAELSARVLYAGGLRHDDKVQNFLGYGLFTGGLGMHYGAEKIGATVIPTSVGNSERQINLMKDFGTTAIIGTPSYSLHLAEVMKEMGIGKEDLKLRVGFFGAEPWTEEIRKELEGTLGVIATDNYGLSELIGPGVAGECQLKVGMHIWEDHFLVEIIDPETLEPVEPGEVGELVITSLTKEALPIIRYRTRDITYLIEEPCGCGRTMARIGKIKGRTDDMLIIRGVNVFPSQIEEVLISTQGVLPHYQIVLDRRNHLDTIEVFVEISDDIFQDKMRSLVEMDRTLTHKLKSVLGIDVKLRLVEPKSIERSSGKAKRVIDKRKLKA; encoded by the coding sequence ATGATATTTAACCCTGATTATGAATGTATGCCAAGGAAGAGGATCAAGGATTTACAGCTTTCAAGATTGAGAGGAGTTCTTTCAAGGGTTTGGGAGAATGTAAAATTTTATAGAGAAAAGATTGAAGAAAAGGGACTTTCTTTAAAAGATCTAAGGACTCTTGAAGATTTTGCAAAATTTCCATTCACAGTTAAGCAGGATCTGAGAGACACCTATCCTTTTGGACTCTTTGCCGTGCCCGAGCGCGATGTGGTGAGGCTTCACGCATCAAGCGGGACTACTGGAAAGCCCACTGTAGTAGGCTATACAGCAAGGGACTTACAGACCTGGGCTGAGCTTTCTGCAAGGGTGCTGTATGCAGGTGGGTTAAGACACGACGACAAGGTTCAAAATTTTTTGGGATATGGTCTTTTTACAGGTGGCCTTGGCATGCACTATGGGGCTGAGAAAATAGGGGCTACGGTTATCCCTACCTCTGTGGGTAACAGTGAAAGGCAGATAAATCTTATGAAAGATTTTGGCACTACGGCTATCATTGGCACCCCTTCCTACAGTCTTCATCTGGCAGAAGTTATGAAGGAAATGGGTATTGGCAAAGAGGATCTGAAATTAAGAGTGGGATTTTTTGGGGCTGAGCCGTGGACAGAGGAGATAAGGAAGGAGTTGGAGGGGACGCTTGGGGTCATTGCCACCGATAACTATGGCTTATCTGAGCTGATAGGTCCAGGAGTAGCTGGGGAGTGTCAGCTAAAGGTTGGGATGCACATCTGGGAGGATCATTTCCTGGTGGAGATCATAGACCCAGAGACCTTAGAGCCTGTAGAGCCTGGCGAAGTTGGAGAGCTCGTAATTACCTCTCTTACGAAAGAGGCGCTACCCATCATCAGATATAGGACAAGAGACATCACGTATCTTATCGAAGAGCCCTGCGGATGCGGCAGAACTATGGCAAGAATAGGCAAGATTAAGGGTCGAACGGATGATATGCTTATTATCAGAGGTGTAAACGTATTTCCTTCACAGATAGAAGAGGTGCTAATAAGCACTCAGGGTGTATTGCCTCACTATCAGATAGTTCTTGATAGGAGAAATCACCTGGATACCATAGAAGTCTTTGTTGAGATTTCAGATGACATATTCCAGGACAAGATGAGATCTCTTGTCGAGATGGACAGAACCCTGACTCATAAGCTAAAATCAGTACTTGGAATTGACGTCAAGCTTAGGTTGGTCGAGCCAAAGAGCATAGAGAGATCGAGCGGCAAGGCAAAGAGGGTGATAGACAAGAGAAAACTAAAAGCTTAA
- the iorA gene encoding indolepyruvate ferredoxin oxidoreductase subunit alpha, whose amino-acid sequence MKKIMLGNEAIARGAWEAGVNFASAYPGTPSTEVMENLKKYKELYVEWAPNEKVSLEACLGASLSGNRSICSMKHVGLNVAADVLQTLTYTGVNAGLVIVVADDPGMHSSQNEQDTRYFAKMSRAIVLEPSDSQDAKDLTKWAFEVSEETDLPVIIRSTTRLSHSSSIVELQDRVEAPKKSLEKNPEKYIVLPANARKLRVNLDNKVKKALSLFESTSFNKIEGDGATGVIACGVAYEHAREAFKYATFLKLSTTYPLPKSLISEFVVRFDRVYVIEESDPFIADEIRAMNLGVEVIGKDVFEPSLEISPDLIRKTLFNVEAPKYDLPVLPRPPLLCAGCPHRGVYYALNQIRLKKKDLYITSDIGCYSLGALKPLGATDTTVCMGASLGMAAGLAQNLKSDDGIKVVATLGDSTFTHSGLPGIAELAYNKAPVLAIILDNRTTAMTGHQGNPMSGIRARGDEVEPVKIKKVLKGLGIKHIKVVDPIDFKKLQKTIEKMLKLNEPCVIISKKPCVLVERAQNVKYFVDEEKCKGCKACLNVACPAMSFDKDVKKVKIRADLCYGCGLCVDACLHSAISQL is encoded by the coding sequence TTGAAAAAGATAATGTTAGGCAATGAAGCAATCGCACGTGGGGCGTGGGAGGCTGGTGTGAATTTTGCATCTGCATATCCTGGAACTCCTAGTACTGAAGTGATGGAGAATCTGAAGAAATATAAGGAATTGTATGTGGAGTGGGCTCCAAATGAAAAGGTTTCTCTGGAAGCCTGTCTGGGGGCATCTCTTTCTGGAAATAGAAGTATATGTTCTATGAAGCACGTGGGGCTGAATGTGGCAGCAGATGTTCTTCAGACCTTGACCTATACGGGCGTAAACGCTGGGCTGGTTATTGTGGTGGCAGATGACCCGGGCATGCACAGCTCACAAAATGAGCAGGACACAAGATATTTTGCAAAGATGTCAAGGGCGATAGTTCTTGAGCCATCAGACTCACAAGATGCCAAAGATCTAACAAAGTGGGCATTTGAGGTTTCAGAGGAGACCGATCTACCTGTAATAATCAGATCTACCACAAGGCTCTCTCACTCTTCTTCTATAGTAGAGCTTCAGGATAGAGTCGAGGCTCCGAAAAAGAGTCTGGAAAAGAATCCAGAAAAGTATATTGTTCTGCCCGCAAACGCAAGAAAGCTCAGAGTCAATCTTGACAATAAAGTTAAAAAGGCTCTGTCTCTATTTGAGAGCACGAGCTTTAACAAGATAGAAGGGGACGGCGCTACTGGAGTTATCGCCTGCGGTGTCGCTTATGAGCACGCAAGAGAGGCCTTTAAATATGCTACATTTTTGAAGCTCTCCACTACATATCCACTGCCAAAATCGCTGATATCTGAGTTTGTCGTACGGTTTGACAGGGTATATGTAATTGAGGAGTCAGATCCATTTATCGCAGATGAAATAAGGGCAATGAATTTGGGAGTCGAGGTTATTGGGAAAGATGTATTCGAACCCTCTCTTGAGATATCTCCAGATCTAATTAGAAAGACGCTCTTCAACGTGGAGGCTCCAAAATATGATTTGCCAGTTTTGCCCAGACCTCCGCTTCTGTGCGCAGGATGTCCTCACAGAGGAGTTTATTATGCGCTAAATCAAATAAGATTGAAGAAGAAAGATCTATATATAACTTCTGACATTGGCTGCTATTCGCTTGGCGCTTTGAAGCCGTTGGGCGCAACCGATACGACTGTTTGCATGGGCGCTAGCCTGGGAATGGCAGCAGGACTTGCTCAAAATCTTAAATCAGATGACGGCATCAAAGTGGTGGCTACATTGGGAGATTCTACCTTTACCCACTCAGGCCTGCCAGGAATTGCTGAATTGGCTTACAATAAGGCGCCTGTGCTTGCGATAATTCTTGATAACAGAACCACTGCTATGACGGGGCACCAGGGAAATCCCATGTCTGGCATAAGAGCAAGGGGCGATGAGGTAGAGCCCGTAAAGATAAAGAAAGTTCTGAAGGGATTGGGGATAAAACACATAAAAGTAGTGGACCCTATAGACTTTAAAAAACTTCAAAAGACCATTGAAAAGATGCTGAAGCTAAACGAGCCCTGCGTGATTATTTCCAAAAAGCCATGCGTTCTGGTAGAAAGAGCCCAAAACGTTAAATACTTTGTGGATGAAGAAAAGTGTAAGGGTTGCAAGGCCTGTCTAAACGTCGCATGCCCTGCAATGAGCTTTGATAAAGATGTAAAAAAGGTGAAGATAAGAGCAGATCTGTGTTACGGTTGCGGTTTGTGTGTGGATGCATGTTTGCATAGCGCAATAAGCCAACTTTAA